A region of Streptomyces sp. WMMC500 DNA encodes the following proteins:
- a CDS encoding S8 family serine peptidase: MTHLRPRGRRLLAVPLGLTLAAALGLLPGAASAASAPEPGGDSGAAAGEPLSYVVNTKTDARTIARVEDAIADADGSVVVTHKKIGVLVAHSANPDFAAELRDVRGVQSAGASRTAPLTPSGTLETSAPEVYKGAAQARSQDPDVEPLENEQWDLPAIGADKAHKVSIGSRDVTVGVIDTGVDDRHPDLKANFSAEQSANCVGGVADTTEGAWRPYDPQGDYHGTHVAGEIASARNGVGVAGVAPGVQVASLKVSEPDTALFYAEAVVCAFVFAGDHGIEITNNSYYVDPWLYNCLDDPDQRAIVDAVNRASLYAMGKGTLHLAAAGNSNDDLASDEIVDGSSPNDTTPGERTIDPSECWDVPTQLPGIVTVSATGVDDDKSYYSSYGEKVVDLAAPGGDGYQIPDTPSKNGRILSTLPENEYGWLQGTSMATPHASGVAALIKSKHPRLSPLALHMVMKVQADNPGCPEFYDPDGNGVEDSTCTGGKRNNGFYGAGIVDAYDAVRR, translated from the coding sequence ATGACTCATCTCCGACCCCGCGGCCGACGCCTGCTGGCGGTGCCCCTCGGGCTGACCCTCGCGGCGGCGCTCGGCCTCCTGCCGGGGGCGGCCTCCGCCGCGTCGGCCCCCGAGCCCGGCGGCGACAGCGGGGCCGCGGCCGGCGAGCCGCTGTCGTACGTGGTCAACACGAAGACCGACGCCAGGACGATCGCCCGCGTCGAGGACGCGATCGCCGACGCGGACGGCTCGGTGGTCGTCACGCACAAGAAGATCGGGGTGCTCGTCGCCCACTCCGCCAACCCGGACTTCGCGGCGGAGCTGCGCGACGTGCGCGGCGTGCAGTCCGCCGGCGCGAGCCGCACCGCGCCGCTGACGCCGTCGGGGACGCTGGAGACCAGCGCGCCCGAGGTCTACAAGGGCGCCGCCCAGGCCCGTTCGCAGGACCCGGACGTGGAGCCGCTGGAGAACGAGCAGTGGGATCTGCCGGCGATCGGCGCCGACAAGGCGCACAAGGTCTCGATCGGCAGCCGTGACGTGACCGTCGGCGTCATCGACACCGGCGTGGACGACCGCCACCCCGACCTCAAGGCCAACTTCTCCGCCGAGCAGTCCGCCAACTGCGTCGGCGGCGTCGCGGACACCACCGAGGGCGCCTGGCGGCCGTACGACCCGCAGGGCGACTACCACGGCACCCACGTCGCGGGCGAGATCGCCTCCGCACGCAACGGCGTCGGCGTGGCCGGCGTCGCGCCCGGCGTGCAGGTCGCCTCGCTCAAGGTGAGCGAGCCCGACACCGCGCTGTTCTACGCCGAGGCCGTCGTCTGCGCCTTCGTCTTCGCGGGCGACCACGGCATCGAGATCACCAACAACAGCTACTACGTGGACCCGTGGCTCTACAACTGCCTCGACGACCCCGACCAGCGGGCGATCGTCGACGCGGTCAACCGCGCCTCGCTGTACGCGATGGGCAAGGGCACCCTGCACCTCGCCGCGGCCGGCAACTCCAACGACGACCTCGCCTCCGACGAGATCGTGGACGGCTCCAGCCCCAACGACACCACGCCCGGGGAGCGCACGATCGACCCGTCCGAGTGCTGGGACGTGCCGACCCAACTGCCGGGCATCGTGACCGTCTCGGCGACCGGCGTCGACGACGACAAGTCGTACTACAGCAGCTACGGCGAGAAGGTCGTGGACCTCGCCGCGCCCGGCGGCGACGGCTACCAGATCCCGGACACGCCGTCGAAGAACGGCCGCATCCTGTCGACGCTGCCGGAGAACGAGTACGGCTGGCTGCAGGGCACGTCGATGGCCACCCCGCACGCCTCGGGCGTGGCGGCGCTCATCAAGAGCAAGCACCCGCGGCTGTCGCCCCTGGCGCTGCACATGGTGATGAAGGTGCAGGCGGACAACCCCGGCTGCCCGGAGTTCTACGACCCGGACGGCAACGGGGTGGAGGACTCCACCTGCACCGGCGGCAAGCGGAACAACGGTTTCTACGGGGCCGGCATCGTGGACGCGTACGACGCCGTACGGCGGTGA
- the moaA gene encoding GTP 3',8-cyclase MoaA, with the protein MLRDTYGRVATDLRVSLTDRCNLRCTYCMPEEGLQWLAKPELLTDDEIVRLVRLAVTELGVTDVRFTGGEPLLRPGLAGIVERCAALAPRPKLSLTTNGIGLERTAPALKAAGLDRVNVSLDTLRADVFHRLTRRKRHGDVLRGLAAARAAGLEPVKVNSVLMSGFNEDEAPDLLGWAVEEGYELRFIEQMPLDPQHGWQRDGMITAGDILASLRTRFTLTPEGDAARGSAPAERWLVDGGPARVGVIASVTRPFCRACDRTRLTADGQVRNCLFAREETDLRGALRSGAPDEEIARVWREAMWGKKAGAGLDDPSFVQPDRPMSAIGG; encoded by the coding sequence ATGCTGCGTGACACCTATGGGCGCGTCGCCACCGACCTTCGCGTGTCGCTCACCGACCGCTGCAACCTGCGGTGCACGTACTGCATGCCCGAGGAAGGGCTCCAGTGGCTCGCCAAACCCGAGCTGCTCACGGACGACGAGATCGTCCGCCTCGTCCGCCTCGCGGTCACCGAGCTGGGCGTGACCGACGTGCGCTTCACCGGCGGCGAGCCGCTGCTGCGGCCCGGGCTCGCCGGCATCGTCGAGCGCTGCGCCGCGCTCGCGCCCCGCCCCAAGCTCTCCCTGACGACCAACGGCATCGGCCTGGAGCGCACGGCTCCGGCGCTCAAGGCCGCGGGCCTTGACCGGGTCAACGTCTCGCTGGACACCCTCCGGGCCGACGTGTTCCACCGGCTGACCCGCCGCAAGCGCCACGGCGACGTGCTCCGCGGCCTCGCCGCCGCCCGCGCCGCCGGCCTGGAGCCCGTGAAGGTCAACAGCGTGCTGATGTCCGGGTTCAACGAGGACGAGGCCCCCGACCTGCTCGGCTGGGCCGTCGAGGAGGGGTACGAGCTGCGGTTCATCGAGCAGATGCCCCTCGACCCGCAGCACGGCTGGCAGCGCGACGGCATGATCACCGCCGGCGACATCCTCGCCTCCCTGCGCACGCGCTTCACGCTGACCCCCGAGGGCGACGCGGCGCGCGGCTCCGCGCCCGCCGAGCGGTGGCTCGTGGACGGCGGCCCGGCCCGCGTCGGCGTCATCGCCTCCGTCACCCGGCCCTTCTGCCGGGCCTGCGACCGCACCCGGCTGACCGCGGACGGACAGGTGCGCAACTGCCTGTTCGCGCGCGAGGAGACCGATCTGCGCGGCGCGTTGCGCTCCGGCGCGCCGGACGAGGAGATAGCGCGGGTGTGGCGGGAGGCGATGTGGGGCAAGAAGGCGGGCGCGGGCCTCGACGACCCGTCGTTCGTCCAGCCGGACCGGCCGATGTCCGCGATCGGCGGCTGA
- a CDS encoding DUF3099 domain-containing protein has protein sequence MKRKRRGDADVFRITGARQSLDDDVRGRQRRYVISMVIRAVSVVAAALLWNVERHIAVVALVLGMFIPYFAVVIANAGRENVRSLPSTFRVTTQRAVIAPPPRTGRKPDFPGEPAPAGNESTTSDSAPPTV, from the coding sequence GTGAAGCGGAAGCGCCGCGGCGATGCCGACGTGTTCAGGATCACCGGTGCGCGACAGAGCCTGGACGACGACGTGCGCGGTCGGCAGCGGCGGTACGTGATCTCCATGGTGATCCGCGCGGTCTCGGTGGTGGCCGCCGCGCTGCTCTGGAACGTCGAGCGGCACATCGCGGTCGTCGCGCTCGTCCTCGGCATGTTCATTCCGTATTTCGCGGTGGTCATCGCGAACGCGGGCCGGGAGAACGTCCGTTCGCTGCCCTCCACCTTCCGCGTCACCACGCAGCGCGCCGTGATCGCCCCGCCGCCGCGGACCGGACGAAAGCCCGACTTCCCGGGCGAACCGGCCCCGGCCGGGAACGAGTCGACCACAAGCGATAGCGCTCCGCCGACCGTTTGA
- a CDS encoding GlsB/YeaQ/YmgE family stress response membrane protein: MSWLWAIIVGLVLGVIARAILPGKQAIPLWLTTVFGIIGGIIGNAVASGIGVDDTRGIDWIRHILQLAGAVAVVAFGTPLYDRMRGYKKRSPR, from the coding sequence ATGAGCTGGCTGTGGGCGATCATCGTGGGCCTGGTCCTGGGCGTCATCGCCCGGGCCATCCTGCCCGGCAAGCAGGCCATTCCCCTGTGGCTGACCACCGTCTTCGGCATCATCGGGGGCATCATCGGGAACGCCGTTGCCTCGGGGATCGGCGTGGACGACACCAGGGGAATCGACTGGATCCGGCACATTCTGCAGCTCGCCGGCGCCGTGGCCGTCGTGGCCTTCGGCACCCCGCTGTACGACAGGATGCGCGGCTACAAGAAGCGCAGCCCACGGTAG
- the tyrS gene encoding tyrosine--tRNA ligase, whose amino-acid sequence MTDIVDELRWRGLLALSTDEDALRKALADGPVTFYCGFDPTAPSLHVGHLVQVLTMRRLQSAGHRPLALVGGATGQIGDPKPDAERTLNDPEVVAGWVERVRAQIEPLLDFEGPYAARMVNNLDWTAGLSAIEFLRDVGRHFRVNKMITKEAVARRLESEEGISYTEFSYQILQSLDFLELYRRYGCTLQTGGSDQWGNLTAGTDLIHRVEPEAVVHALATPLMTKADGTKFGKTEGGSVWLDPELTTPYAFYQFWLNVDDRDVSRYLRILSFRSREELVELERQTEERPQARAAQRALAEELTTLVHGAEQCAAVIAASRALFGQGELGELDEATLRAALAEVPHARVAELGPVVELLAEVGLAPSRSAARRTVKEGGAYVNNVKVAAEDAVPAPEDLLHGRWLVLRRGKRNLAAIELAAPEAG is encoded by the coding sequence GTGACGGACATCGTCGACGAGCTGCGGTGGCGGGGGCTGCTGGCCCTGTCCACCGACGAGGACGCACTGCGCAAGGCGCTCGCGGACGGTCCCGTCACGTTCTATTGCGGCTTCGACCCGACGGCGCCCAGCCTGCACGTCGGCCACCTGGTGCAGGTGCTGACCATGCGCCGGCTCCAGTCGGCCGGGCACCGGCCGCTGGCGCTGGTCGGCGGCGCGACCGGCCAGATCGGCGACCCCAAGCCGGACGCGGAGCGCACGCTGAACGACCCGGAGGTCGTCGCCGGCTGGGTGGAGCGCGTCCGCGCGCAGATCGAGCCGCTGCTCGACTTCGAGGGCCCGTACGCCGCCCGGATGGTCAACAACCTGGACTGGACGGCGGGGCTGTCCGCGATCGAGTTCCTGCGCGACGTCGGGCGGCACTTCCGGGTGAACAAGATGATCACCAAGGAGGCCGTCGCCCGCCGGCTGGAGTCCGAGGAGGGCATCAGCTACACCGAGTTCAGCTACCAGATCCTGCAGAGCCTGGACTTCCTGGAGCTGTACCGGCGGTACGGCTGCACGCTGCAGACCGGCGGCAGCGACCAGTGGGGCAACCTGACGGCGGGCACCGACCTCATCCACCGGGTCGAGCCGGAGGCCGTGGTGCACGCGCTGGCGACGCCGCTGATGACCAAGGCCGACGGCACGAAGTTTGGCAAGACGGAGGGCGGCTCGGTCTGGCTCGATCCGGAGCTGACGACGCCGTACGCCTTCTACCAGTTCTGGCTGAATGTCGATGACCGCGACGTCTCCCGCTACCTGCGGATCCTGAGCTTCCGCAGCCGCGAGGAACTGGTGGAGCTGGAGCGGCAGACCGAGGAGCGGCCGCAGGCGCGAGCAGCCCAGCGGGCGCTGGCGGAGGAGCTGACGACGCTGGTGCACGGCGCGGAGCAGTGCGCCGCGGTGATCGCCGCGTCGCGGGCGCTGTTCGGGCAGGGTGAGCTGGGCGAGCTGGACGAGGCGACGCTGCGGGCGGCGCTGGCCGAGGTGCCGCACGCGCGGGTCGCCGAGCTGGGTCCCGTGGTGGAGCTGCTGGCCGAGGTGGGCCTGGCGCCGAGCAGGTCGGCGGCCCGCAGGACGGTCAAGGAGGGCGGGGCGTACGTGAACAACGTGAAGGTCGCCGCCGAGGACGCCGTGCCCGCTCCGGAGGACCTGCTGCACGGGCGCTGGCTGGTGCTGCGCCGCGGCAAGCGCAACCTGGCAGCGATCGAGCTGGCGGCCCCCGAGGCCGGCTGA
- a CDS encoding TldD/PmbA family protein, translating to MTRTTRTTEPHETVERALELSRADGCVVIADEESSANLRWAGNALTTNGETRGRTLTVIATVDGREGTASGVVSRAAVTADDLEPLVRAAEAAARDSGPAEDARPLVEGVPQSADFTEPPAETSSDVFADFAPALGESFARARAGGRQLYGFANHTLTSTYLGTSTGLRLRHDQPTGTLELNAKSPDRTRSAWAGLSTRDFTDVTAEVTAGLDAELAQRLAWAERAVELPAGRYETLLPPSAVADLLVYMFWSASGRDAHDGRTVFSRPGGGTRVGEKLAGLPLTLRSDPAEPGLESAPFVIAHASGNDWSVFDNGLPVGPTDWLREGTLQHLLTDRFTGDLTGLPVTPEVDNLVLDAGGTKSLDDMVAGLGHDGPGLLLTCLWYIREVDPATLLLTGLTRDGVYLVENGEVTGAVNNFRFNESPVDLLGRAAEAGATERTLPREWGDWFTRAAMPPVRIPDFNMSSVSQGV from the coding sequence ATGACGCGCACGACCCGCACGACCGAGCCGCACGAGACCGTCGAGCGGGCCCTGGAGCTGTCGCGCGCCGACGGCTGCGTCGTGATCGCCGACGAGGAGTCGAGCGCGAACCTGCGCTGGGCGGGCAACGCCCTGACGACCAACGGCGAGACCCGCGGCCGTACGCTCACCGTCATCGCCACCGTCGACGGGCGGGAGGGCACGGCCTCCGGCGTCGTCTCCCGCGCCGCCGTCACCGCCGACGACCTGGAGCCGCTGGTACGGGCCGCGGAGGCCGCCGCGCGCGACAGCGGGCCGGCGGAGGACGCCCGGCCGCTGGTCGAGGGCGTGCCGCAGTCGGCCGACTTCACCGAGCCGCCCGCCGAGACCTCCTCCGACGTGTTCGCCGACTTCGCACCGGCGCTCGGCGAGTCCTTCGCCCGCGCCCGGGCCGGCGGCCGGCAGCTCTACGGCTTCGCGAACCACACGCTGACCTCCACCTACCTGGGCACCTCCACCGGGCTGCGGCTGCGCCACGACCAGCCGACCGGCACGCTGGAGCTGAACGCCAAGTCGCCGGACCGGACGAGGTCGGCCTGGGCGGGCCTGTCGACCCGCGACTTCACCGACGTGACCGCCGAGGTCACGGCCGGGCTGGACGCGGAGCTGGCGCAGCGGCTGGCGTGGGCGGAGCGAGCGGTGGAGCTGCCCGCCGGGCGGTACGAGACGCTGCTGCCGCCGAGCGCGGTGGCGGACCTGCTGGTCTACATGTTCTGGTCGGCCTCCGGCCGCGACGCGCACGACGGCCGCACGGTGTTCAGCAGGCCGGGCGGCGGCACGCGCGTCGGCGAGAAGCTCGCCGGGCTGCCGCTGACGCTCCGCAGCGACCCGGCGGAACCGGGTCTGGAGTCGGCGCCGTTCGTGATCGCGCACGCCTCCGGCAACGACTGGTCGGTCTTCGACAACGGGCTGCCGGTCGGGCCCACGGACTGGCTGCGTGAGGGCACGCTGCAGCACCTGCTGACGGACCGCTTCACCGGGGACCTGACCGGCCTGCCCGTGACGCCCGAGGTGGACAACCTGGTGCTGGACGCGGGCGGGACGAAGTCCCTGGACGACATGGTCGCGGGCCTGGGGCACGACGGGCCGGGGCTCCTGCTGACCTGCCTGTGGTACATCCGCGAGGTCGACCCGGCGACGCTGCTGCTGACCGGGCTGACCCGGGACGGCGTGTACCTGGTGGAGAACGGCGAGGTGACCGGGGCGGTGAACAACTTCCGCTTCAACGAGTCGCCCGTCGACCTGCTGGGGCGGGCCGCCGAGGCCGGGGCCACGGAGCGGACGCTGCCGCGCGAGTGGGGCGACTGGTTCACGCGGGCGGCGATGCCGCCGGTGCGGATCCCCGACTTCAACATGAGCTCGGTCAGCCAGGGCGTCTAG
- a CDS encoding TldD/PmbA family protein produces MSHSLDDAFLALPLGALADAALARARALGAEHADFRLERVRSAAWRLKDARLSGSTDTTDLGYAVRVVHGRAWGFAAGVDLTMDAAARVAARAVAMAKLSARVIAAAGADERVELAPEPVHAEQTWISAYEVNPFDVPDADKTGLLTEWSERLLRAPGVSHVDASLLAVQENKFYADTAGTSTTQQRVRMHPELTAVTVTDSGDFDSMRTLAPPAGRGWEYATGTGWDWDAELARIPGWLAEKMAAPSVEAGSYDLVVDPSNLWLTIHESVGHATELDRALGYEAAYAGTSFATFDKLGTLQYGSGLMNVTGDRTAEHGLATIGYDDEGVQAQSWDLVSEGVLVGYQTDRRIAKLTGADRSNGCAYADSPAHVPVQRMANVSLQPAPEGPTTEELIGEVERGIYVVGDRSWSIDMQRYNFQFTGQRFFRIENGRLAGQLKDVAYQATTTDFWGSMSAIGGPETYVLGGTFSCGKAQPGQSASVSHGCPSALFRNVNILNTTQEAGR; encoded by the coding sequence GTGTCCCATTCCCTCGACGACGCGTTTCTCGCGCTGCCGCTCGGCGCCCTCGCGGACGCCGCGCTCGCGCGGGCCCGGGCGCTCGGCGCCGAGCACGCGGACTTCCGCCTGGAGCGGGTGCGCAGCGCCGCCTGGCGGCTGAAGGACGCCAGGCTGTCGGGCTCGACGGACACCACGGACCTCGGCTACGCGGTGCGCGTGGTGCACGGCAGGGCCTGGGGTTTCGCCGCCGGGGTCGACCTGACCATGGACGCAGCCGCGCGGGTCGCCGCCCGGGCGGTGGCGATGGCGAAGCTGTCGGCGCGGGTCATCGCCGCGGCCGGGGCGGACGAGCGGGTCGAGCTGGCGCCGGAGCCGGTGCACGCGGAGCAGACGTGGATCTCCGCGTACGAGGTGAACCCCTTCGACGTGCCGGACGCCGACAAGACCGGGCTGCTGACCGAGTGGAGCGAGCGGCTGCTCCGCGCCCCGGGCGTCTCCCACGTGGACGCCTCGCTGCTCGCGGTCCAGGAGAACAAGTTCTACGCCGACACCGCCGGCACCTCGACGACCCAGCAGCGGGTGCGGATGCACCCCGAGCTGACCGCGGTGACGGTCACCGACTCCGGGGACTTCGACTCGATGCGCACCCTCGCTCCGCCCGCGGGCCGCGGCTGGGAGTACGCGACCGGCACCGGCTGGGACTGGGACGCGGAGCTGGCGCGGATTCCCGGCTGGCTGGCCGAGAAGATGGCGGCGCCGAGCGTCGAGGCCGGCTCGTACGACCTGGTGGTCGACCCGTCGAACCTGTGGCTGACGATCCACGAGTCCGTCGGCCACGCCACCGAGCTCGACCGCGCGCTGGGTTACGAGGCCGCGTACGCCGGCACCTCCTTCGCCACGTTCGACAAGCTCGGCACGCTGCAGTACGGCTCCGGCCTCATGAACGTCACCGGCGACCGCACCGCCGAGCACGGGCTCGCCACCATTGGCTACGACGACGAGGGCGTGCAGGCGCAGTCCTGGGACCTGGTCAGCGAGGGCGTGCTCGTCGGCTACCAGACCGACCGCCGGATCGCGAAGCTCACCGGCGCGGACCGCTCCAACGGCTGCGCCTACGCCGACTCCCCCGCCCACGTGCCCGTGCAGCGCATGGCGAACGTCTCGCTGCAGCCGGCGCCCGAGGGGCCGACGACCGAGGAGCTGATCGGCGAGGTCGAGCGCGGCATCTACGTGGTCGGCGACCGCTCCTGGTCGATCGACATGCAGCGCTACAACTTCCAGTTCACCGGCCAGCGGTTCTTCCGGATCGAGAACGGCAGGCTGGCGGGCCAGCTCAAGGACGTCGCCTACCAGGCGACGACCACCGACTTCTGGGGCTCGATGTCGGCGATCGGCGGCCCGGAGACGTACGTGCTCGGCGGCACGTTCAGTTGCGGCAAGGCCCAGCCCGGCCAGTCCGCGTCCGTCTCGCACGGCTGTCCGTCCGCGCTCTTCCGGAACGTCAACATCCTCAACACCACCCAGGAGGCCGGCCGATGA